The following coding sequences lie in one Myxococcales bacterium genomic window:
- a CDS encoding tetratricopeptide repeat protein, whose amino-acid sequence MSKRRVELAMCLVFLSACGGGGGPADTSSTPRDGITAGGEGRVARLQRLNSQARERWGKAIAEFQQNEREGWSNTKCSRVSDGFENAAEAQKDGFPEAWFMAGLSLERCGETSDALALYERALRTSATYCKARVALGVIELNRGNTSEAMKIFRQSIKDDARCTEGYVNLATMERASARTKAQYEEVLANLRRGLAIDANYLPAFNQMALLYLSLAGGDPKLLDLAEVVCRQAQQINKNYAPIYNTWGLINLKQDKIIEAAAKFRQAFELDNGLFPAHMNFGQITLSFRGYEDARKAFEQATKLEPNNYDAHIGLGVAWRGLKSPTKAEAEYLKALEIDKSRPEALFNLGVLYQDYKSGSVKDYERAKDYFESFLSRAAGGRYSESVEEVRRRCHTDTGSRRRKRPNKACRPGRLQNIELALQGLREGGQGQ is encoded by the coding sequence ATGAGCAAGCGACGTGTTGAATTGGCGATGTGCCTGGTTTTTCTCTCGGCCTGTGGCGGGGGCGGTGGGCCAGCCGACACAAGTTCGACGCCCCGGGATGGCATAACCGCAGGAGGCGAAGGGCGAGTCGCGCGTCTACAGCGGCTTAACTCCCAAGCACGCGAACGATGGGGCAAGGCGATAGCCGAGTTCCAGCAGAACGAGCGCGAAGGGTGGAGCAATACCAAGTGTAGCCGCGTCTCGGACGGCTTTGAAAATGCCGCCGAAGCACAAAAGGACGGTTTCCCTGAGGCGTGGTTCATGGCCGGCTTGTCGCTTGAACGCTGTGGCGAGACGAGCGACGCTTTAGCCCTGTACGAACGGGCGCTACGAACAAGCGCGACCTACTGTAAAGCCCGAGTAGCACTGGGCGTGATCGAATTGAACCGCGGTAACACGTCCGAGGCGATGAAAATTTTCCGTCAGTCCATTAAGGATGATGCGCGGTGCACCGAGGGTTATGTGAATTTGGCGACGATGGAGCGCGCCTCGGCGCGCACCAAGGCGCAATACGAAGAGGTGCTGGCCAATTTACGACGTGGCTTGGCTATTGATGCCAACTACCTGCCAGCCTTTAACCAGATGGCGCTCCTATACCTATCGTTAGCCGGCGGTGATCCCAAGCTTTTAGATTTGGCGGAGGTGGTGTGCCGCCAGGCTCAGCAGATCAATAAGAACTACGCGCCTATCTACAATACATGGGGTTTGATCAACCTGAAGCAGGATAAGATCATCGAGGCTGCCGCAAAATTTCGCCAAGCGTTTGAGCTCGATAACGGCTTGTTCCCAGCGCACATGAATTTCGGGCAGATTACCCTGTCATTTCGTGGCTACGAGGATGCCCGAAAGGCGTTTGAGCAGGCCACCAAGCTTGAGCCCAATAATTATGACGCCCACATCGGGCTTGGCGTCGCATGGCGTGGTCTGAAAAGTCCGACCAAGGCCGAGGCTGAGTATCTCAAGGCCTTGGAGATTGACAAAAGCCGGCCCGAGGCGCTTTTCAACCTTGGTGTCCTCTATCAAGACTACAAGTCAGGCTCCGTCAAGGACTACGAACGGGCCAAGGACTATTTCGAAAGTTTCCTCTCCCGGGCGGCAGGCGGCCGATACTCGGAGTCGGTGGAAGAGGTGCGGCGACGGTGCCATACGGACACAGGCTCCCGCCGGCGCAAGCGCCCCAACAAAGCGTGCCGACCTGGGCGGTTGCAGAACATTGAGCTCGCATTGCAGGGACTGCGCGAGGGTGGCCAAGGACAATAG
- a CDS encoding tetratricopeptide repeat protein, with protein MQQKSLRVVAWLVLVTPLLGGGNCSRARVESMNKMNEGVISAQQKQYMLAVEQLEQATAIDPANEQAFWNLAIVHIEMQKFERAKDDLKRALAINDASATYYEKLGSVLIELKSWQEAKDALEHALKLDAALFKAHYKLGQVLEELDDPQNALREYTEAIKQGPRFIEAYSALGRLYADLGYLEQARQVLEEAMRVVQPKSEEEATIRQLLGTVYQQKRDLPKAVEHFKAALEIKPGMSEALFSLGWTYALLQNRDEARRYLKKFVETGGDAPDHYLKAARDKLSEIEQGF; from the coding sequence ATGCAGCAAAAATCGCTGCGAGTGGTCGCATGGTTGGTTTTGGTGACTCCGTTGCTTGGCGGGGGCAATTGCTCCCGGGCTCGCGTGGAGTCAATGAACAAAATGAACGAAGGTGTGATCAGCGCACAACAAAAACAATACATGCTTGCCGTTGAACAACTCGAGCAAGCCACCGCAATCGATCCAGCCAATGAACAGGCGTTTTGGAATTTGGCCATTGTGCATATCGAGATGCAAAAGTTCGAGCGTGCCAAGGACGACCTAAAACGCGCGTTAGCCATCAACGACGCATCGGCTACCTATTATGAGAAGCTTGGCAGCGTTTTGATCGAGCTGAAATCGTGGCAGGAGGCCAAGGACGCCTTGGAGCACGCGTTAAAATTGGATGCAGCTCTCTTTAAGGCGCATTACAAGCTCGGTCAGGTGCTTGAGGAACTTGACGATCCGCAGAACGCGCTTCGTGAATACACGGAAGCGATCAAACAGGGACCTCGTTTTATCGAGGCGTACAGTGCCCTCGGTCGCTTGTATGCTGACTTGGGTTATCTGGAACAGGCGCGCCAAGTGCTGGAGGAAGCCATGCGGGTGGTTCAGCCAAAGAGCGAGGAGGAGGCCACGATTCGCCAGCTGCTCGGTACTGTGTATCAGCAAAAACGTGACTTGCCGAAGGCGGTGGAGCATTTCAAGGCCGCGCTAGAGATTAAGCCCGGCATGAGCGAAGCGCTTTTTTCGTTGGGATGGACGTATGCGTTGCTACAGAACCGAGACGAAGCGCGCCGCTATCTTAAGAAGTTCGTCGAAACGGGCGGCGATGCACCCGACCACTACTTGAAGGCAGCGCGGGATAAGTTATCAGAAATTGAGCAAGGGTTTTAG
- a CDS encoding AgmX/PglI C-terminal domain-containing protein, whose amino-acid sequence MAHRSPLTFEIYRGDQLVATETFDQDVIKIGKLPSSHLRIEDESVSRMHAVVELGGAGEVFIVDLGSATGTIVNGKRVNKAQLESGDEIQLGETRLVVKMDDDGQAYGSAPAYHPDQEEPTVASFEDEELTPVTSVPGPLPPRPAPSPPPASRRPQSATPSVRTPSLNPASLEDAEGARYGLIAVGPPVDPHDVETSDPAVEVVIMWGESSVLHVAYLSPPRAFYVGEGSLNPKKGEEGVDFLMGREALGMERMPIVVEASGGVAVIIPNGATGEVSIGDDHWDLQGLVVSGKAQPARELAGAHQFVLPAGATATVKYRDFTFVVRPVHAAKPIVAPVPFDYRAHIWTGLSLLAHVALLLLMYFMPPSPSSLSLELLNPDSRLVKYLSEPPEAAEEEPEWLKSDGKDVEGGKGKRHEGDEGQMGKEEAKKTKNRYGIEGPEDNPDPHMAREEALREAQTAGILGVLQASTGAWNSPTSPYGRDTALGNDPMSALGAMMGDQIGENFGFRGLGLRGTGRGGGGTGQGTIGLGSLGTIGHGGGGGSGQGYGSGAGGLGGRQSRVPSVTQGTADVRGSLSAEVIRRVIRRHLNEVRFCYEQQLRQRPDLEGRVAIKFIISPTGAVQSSVVESGRSTLTDGQVQSCIAGAVRRWTFPSPEGGGVVIVTYPFMLNSTGG is encoded by the coding sequence GTGGCGCATAGATCCCCGCTGACATTTGAGATTTACCGTGGCGACCAACTGGTGGCGACCGAGACGTTCGATCAAGATGTCATCAAGATCGGGAAACTCCCCTCAAGCCATTTGCGGATTGAAGACGAGAGCGTCTCGAGAATGCATGCGGTGGTTGAGTTGGGCGGCGCGGGCGAGGTTTTCATTGTCGACCTGGGTTCGGCGACGGGCACCATTGTTAATGGCAAGCGCGTCAATAAGGCGCAGCTCGAGTCGGGGGACGAGATCCAACTCGGCGAGACCCGGTTGGTCGTCAAGATGGATGACGATGGGCAGGCCTACGGAAGCGCGCCGGCATATCATCCAGACCAGGAGGAGCCCACTGTCGCAAGTTTCGAAGACGAAGAGCTAACGCCGGTCACGTCCGTTCCCGGTCCGCTGCCGCCCAGGCCCGCACCATCGCCGCCGCCGGCATCGAGACGGCCTCAGTCAGCCACGCCCAGCGTTCGGACCCCCTCACTAAACCCGGCTTCTTTGGAGGACGCTGAAGGGGCGCGTTATGGTCTCATCGCTGTCGGACCTCCTGTGGATCCCCACGATGTCGAGACCAGCGATCCGGCGGTCGAGGTCGTGATCATGTGGGGCGAGAGCAGCGTGCTCCATGTGGCTTATCTGTCTCCGCCCAGGGCGTTTTACGTTGGTGAAGGCTCCTTAAATCCCAAGAAGGGCGAAGAGGGCGTCGACTTTTTGATGGGTCGCGAGGCTCTCGGCATGGAACGAATGCCCATTGTCGTCGAGGCATCGGGCGGTGTTGCGGTGATAATCCCGAATGGTGCGACCGGGGAGGTCAGCATCGGCGATGACCATTGGGATCTTCAGGGTCTTGTGGTGTCCGGCAAGGCTCAGCCGGCGCGAGAGCTTGCGGGCGCTCACCAGTTCGTATTGCCAGCGGGCGCGACGGCCACCGTGAAATACCGCGATTTCACATTTGTGGTGAGGCCCGTGCACGCCGCGAAGCCTATCGTGGCGCCGGTGCCTTTTGATTACCGCGCCCACATCTGGACGGGGCTGTCGTTGTTGGCTCACGTTGCACTTTTGTTACTCATGTATTTCATGCCGCCATCGCCGTCATCGTTGTCGCTGGAGTTATTGAATCCGGATTCTAGATTGGTCAAATACCTCAGTGAGCCTCCAGAAGCCGCGGAAGAAGAACCAGAGTGGCTAAAGAGCGATGGCAAAGACGTGGAAGGTGGCAAGGGTAAGCGTCACGAAGGTGACGAAGGGCAGATGGGCAAGGAAGAGGCCAAAAAGACGAAAAATCGCTATGGCATCGAAGGCCCCGAGGACAACCCCGATCCCCACATGGCCCGAGAGGAAGCGCTGCGAGAAGCGCAAACGGCAGGTATTCTGGGGGTGCTTCAAGCTTCCACAGGCGCCTGGAACTCCCCGACGTCTCCCTATGGTCGAGACACCGCGCTCGGCAACGATCCGATGAGTGCGCTTGGCGCGATGATGGGCGATCAGATTGGCGAGAACTTTGGCTTTCGCGGTCTCGGATTACGCGGGACGGGTCGAGGGGGCGGCGGCACAGGCCAAGGCACCATTGGACTCGGCAGTTTGGGGACCATTGGTCATGGCGGTGGCGGAGGCAGTGGACAAGGGTACGGCAGTGGTGCCGGAGGCCTCGGAGGACGTCAATCAAGGGTGCCGAGTGTCACACAAGGAACCGCAGATGTGCGTGGATCGCTCTCTGCGGAGGTCATACGGCGCGTGATTCGGCGGCACCTCAACGAGGTAAGGTTCTGTTATGAGCAACAGTTGCGCCAGCGTCCCGATCTCGAAGGCCGTGTGGCAATTAAGTTCATCATTTCTCCCACGGGCGCTGTGCAGTCCTCTGTCGTTGAGTCCGGGCGCTCTACGTTGACCGACGGCCAGGTGCAGAGTTGCATCGCGGGCGCCGTCCGCCGTTGGACGTTCCCATCTCCAGAAGGGGGCGGCGTGGTTATCGTAACCTACCCATTCATGCTCAATTCCACGGGTGGGTAA